From one Paeniglutamicibacter psychrophenolicus genomic stretch:
- a CDS encoding ABC transporter ATP-binding protein: MGTHQHANHAANAATDPDDDVLLRVKDLEVEFNTTRGIATAVNGMNFEVKRGQALGILGESGSGKSVTARAIMGILDMPPAHIPRGQILLEGEDLLTVTPKRHRQLVGSRVSMVFQDALTALNPVHPVGRQIGELYRVHRGYSRRDAKAAAILMMDKVKIPAAASRVNDYPHQFSGGMRQRIVIAMALALDPVLLIADEPTTALDVTVQAQILELLKEQQEERNMGLILITHDISVVREVTDQVAVMYAGRVVEHGPTAQVLGRPGHPYSRGLGESIASEELKGLRLPAIPGTPPDLLNLPVGCSFANRCSFATETCAASIPALETIEASRHSACFHTRKVLAHANA; this comes from the coding sequence GTGGGCACCCACCAACACGCAAACCACGCAGCAAACGCCGCAACGGACCCAGACGACGACGTGTTGCTGCGCGTGAAAGACCTCGAGGTCGAATTCAACACCACCCGCGGCATCGCCACCGCCGTGAACGGCATGAACTTCGAGGTCAAGCGCGGGCAGGCGCTGGGCATCCTGGGCGAATCCGGTTCCGGCAAGTCCGTGACGGCACGGGCCATCATGGGCATCCTGGACATGCCCCCGGCCCACATCCCGCGCGGGCAGATCCTGCTCGAGGGCGAGGACCTGCTCACCGTGACCCCCAAGCGGCACCGCCAACTGGTCGGCTCCCGGGTCTCGATGGTCTTCCAGGATGCGCTGACGGCGCTGAACCCGGTGCACCCGGTGGGCCGGCAGATCGGCGAGCTCTACCGCGTGCACCGGGGCTACTCCCGCAGGGACGCCAAGGCCGCGGCGATTCTGATGATGGACAAGGTCAAGATCCCCGCCGCGGCATCCCGGGTCAACGACTACCCGCACCAGTTCTCCGGAGGCATGCGCCAGCGCATCGTCATCGCCATGGCCCTGGCTCTGGACCCGGTGCTGCTGATCGCCGACGAACCCACCACCGCCCTGGACGTCACGGTGCAGGCGCAGATCCTGGAACTGCTCAAGGAACAGCAGGAGGAACGGAACATGGGGCTGATCCTGATCACCCACGACATCTCCGTGGTCAGGGAGGTCACCGACCAGGTCGCCGTCATGTATGCCGGACGCGTCGTGGAACACGGTCCCACCGCGCAGGTGCTGGGCCGCCCCGGCCACCCGTACTCGCGAGGTTTGGGCGAGTCGATCGCCAGCGAGGAACTCAAGGGCCTGCGCCTGCCGGCGATCCCCGGCACCCCGCCGGATTTGCTGAACCTGCCGGTGGGCTGCTCCTTTGCCAACCGTTGCTCCTTTGCCACCGAGACGTGTGCGGCCTCCATCCCCGCCCTGGAAACCATTGAAGCATCACGGCACAGCGCCTGCTTCCACACCCGGAAGGTCCTGGCCCATGCCAACGCCTAG